In Nitrosophilus labii, the following proteins share a genomic window:
- the nosZ gene encoding Sec-dependent nitrous-oxide reductase — translation MQAGHMLKKLLSTAAALCMISSFATAQSELEKIMKERGLTQDDILAAAKTYTPSGKRDKYIVFSSGGQSGQIMVYGVPSMRILKFIGVFTPEPWQGWGYDDDTKKVLQQGWYRGKPITWGDTHHPAISETNGVYDGKWLAINDKANPRIAIIDLEDFVTKQIVVNPVFKSDHGGAFFTPNSEYILEACQYAAPFDNEYHPIEEYADVYRGGVTCWKFDHKNGKVIPEESFTIEMPPYMQDLSDAGKELSYGWGFTNSFNSEMYTGGIEKGLPPFEAGMSRNDTDFLHVYNWKKLAELAKDPKNVKIINGHKVIPIEVAVKNDCLFLIPEPKSPHGVDVSPDGRYIIVCGKLDTHATVYDFKKIQKLIKNKEYAGKDPYGIPILDMKKAMHCQAELGLGPLHNQYGPKWKTEGEVYTSLYVDSQVVKWNYLTCEVKDKVNVNYNIGHLCGMEGKTRDPQGEYIIALNKLAIDRFNPIGPLHPQNHQLIDISGKKMKLLYDMPVPLGEPHQAVAIRAEKLHTEVRYPMGTNPFTGKIHEGKTLAGQERIVRKGNHVYVYGTVVRSHINPERVTVNKGDIVTFYLTNLERAEDETHGFTVDWYNVHASLEPGKTVAVTFKADMEGVFPYYCTEFCSALHLEMMGYLLVKDPNKKYKSVKKIKLKKMSKEQLMKEYKKTVALNEATKKVILSVVKFLKDNHYEKYPVVKQLVDDAMDQFNKVPAEEKKAEEALKKGDIDTAINFQYQAWQYLVKTADVGIRVKDLLVKKLATPMSEAAKRGEVAFAEGGCNGCHVIGKVSSGPDLVGVLKRHENGEQWVADFIKDPEKYYSDPYVKAMIDYFNLKMPNQHMSDQEVKDIIEYLKWIDENAHLF, via the coding sequence ATGCAAGCGGGACATATGCTCAAAAAGCTGCTTAGTACAGCTGCGGCCCTGTGTATGATTTCAAGTTTCGCGACTGCTCAGAGCGAACTTGAAAAGATTATGAAAGAGAGAGGTTTAACGCAAGATGATATACTTGCTGCTGCAAAGACCTATACTCCAAGCGGCAAAAGGGATAAATATATAGTTTTTAGTTCAGGAGGACAGTCCGGCCAGATTATGGTTTACGGTGTACCATCGATGAGAATATTAAAATTTATCGGTGTTTTTACTCCGGAGCCTTGGCAAGGTTGGGGATATGATGATGATACCAAGAAAGTACTCCAGCAAGGTTGGTATCGTGGAAAACCTATTACATGGGGAGATACGCACCATCCGGCAATTTCGGAGACGAACGGAGTTTATGACGGTAAATGGCTAGCTATAAACGACAAAGCAAATCCTAGAATTGCTATTATAGATCTTGAAGATTTTGTTACAAAGCAGATAGTAGTTAATCCTGTTTTTAAGTCTGATCACGGTGGAGCTTTCTTTACTCCAAATAGTGAATATATTTTAGAAGCGTGTCAATACGCTGCACCGTTTGATAATGAATATCATCCTATAGAAGAGTATGCTGACGTGTATAGAGGCGGAGTAACATGTTGGAAATTTGATCATAAAAACGGCAAGGTTATTCCTGAAGAATCATTTACAATCGAAATGCCTCCGTATATGCAAGATTTAAGCGACGCTGGTAAAGAGTTAAGTTATGGATGGGGGTTTACAAACTCATTCAACTCAGAAATGTATACGGGAGGTATTGAAAAAGGTCTTCCTCCTTTTGAAGCTGGTATGAGTAGAAACGATACCGACTTCTTACATGTCTATAACTGGAAAAAGCTTGCTGAACTTGCAAAAGATCCGAAAAATGTTAAAATCATCAACGGACATAAAGTAATTCCTATTGAAGTAGCTGTAAAAAATGACTGTCTTTTCTTGATTCCTGAACCTAAATCACCACACGGTGTAGATGTTAGTCCAGATGGAAGATATATTATAGTTTGCGGTAAACTTGATACCCACGCTACTGTATATGATTTTAAAAAGATTCAAAAACTTATCAAAAATAAAGAGTATGCGGGAAAAGATCCTTATGGAATACCTATCTTGGATATGAAAAAAGCTATGCATTGTCAAGCCGAACTTGGACTAGGACCGCTTCATAACCAGTATGGTCCAAAATGGAAAACAGAAGGAGAAGTATATACTTCACTTTATGTTGATAGTCAGGTTGTAAAATGGAACTATCTAACTTGTGAAGTTAAAGATAAAGTAAACGTAAATTATAACATTGGACACCTATGCGGTATGGAAGGTAAAACTAGAGATCCTCAAGGAGAATACATCATAGCATTGAATAAACTTGCTATCGATAGATTTAATCCGATTGGACCACTTCATCCGCAAAACCATCAGCTTATAGATATAAGCGGTAAAAAGATGAAACTATTATACGATATGCCTGTACCTTTAGGTGAGCCTCACCAAGCTGTTGCTATTAGAGCAGAAAAACTTCACACTGAAGTTAGATATCCTATGGGTACCAATCCTTTTACCGGAAAAATTCATGAGGGTAAAACTCTTGCAGGGCAAGAAAGGATCGTTAGAAAAGGAAATCATGTTTATGTATACGGAACAGTGGTTAGAAGTCACATAAATCCAGAACGCGTAACTGTTAATAAGGGAGATATAGTAACTTTTTACTTAACAAACCTAGAAAGAGCTGAGGACGAGACTCATGGATTTACTGTCGATTGGTACAATGTTCACGCTTCTTTAGAGCCTGGAAAAACTGTAGCTGTTACCTTTAAAGCGGATATGGAAGGGGTATTTCCGTATTACTGTACAGAGTTCTGTTCCGCACTTCATTTAGAGATGATGGGTTACTTGCTTGTTAAAGATCCAAATAAAAAGTATAAGTCAGTTAAGAAAATCAAGCTCAAAAAAATGAGCAAAGAACAGCTAATGAAAGAGTATAAAAAGACAGTTGCTCTTAACGAAGCTACTAAGAAAGTTATCTTAAGTGTTGTTAAGTTCTTAAAAGATAACCATTACGAGAAGTATCCTGTAGTTAAACAACTTGTTGATGACGCTATGGATCAGTTCAATAAAGTTCCGGCCGAAGAGAAAAAAGCTGAAGAAGCACTCAAAAAAGGCGATATCGATACCGCAATCAACTTCCAATATCAAGCTTGGCAGTATTTAGTAAAAACTGCAGACGTGGGTATCAGAGTCAAAGACTTACTAGTTAAAAAGTTAGCTACTCCAATGAGCGAAGCTGCAAAAAGAGGAGAAGTTGCATTTGCTGAAGGTGGATGTAATGGATGTCACGTTATAGGAAAAGTTAGCTCAGGACCTGATTTGGTTGGTGTTCTAAAAAGACATGAAAATGGTGAGCAGTGGGTTGCTGACTTTATCAAAGATCCGGAAAAATATTATAGCGATCCTTATGTAAAAGCTATGATAGACTACTTCAACCTTAAAATGCCTAACCAGCATATGAGCGATCAAGAGGTAAAAGATATCATCGAATATCTCAAGTGGATCGACGAAAACGCTCATCTCTTCTAA
- a CDS encoding cytochrome C → MNSSSIKYKIFAMIAFGILLYWFVIPAVLTHNVPDLAKAGKADKIPEIAYKAWDFYQKGRYVSPNTPPEALDKNGNQHLKNMIKYNAEIGVASAPIWYVSLEAPNYPKDAFPEGIPVYYHFDGFSGDVHEMNTINHFIGMDPMERGAPYLRAIAPYVLVLLAFSYVLFILYDWKWLNYIMWIAVALPVIFLGFYAYWLYWFGHHMHDWGAFKIKPFMPTVFGDGKVAQFTTHSYPTIGFWLLLAISVFTLLAILSKNKYLKAKKVQ, encoded by the coding sequence ATGAACAGCTCTAGTATAAAGTACAAAATATTTGCGATGATCGCTTTTGGTATATTGCTTTATTGGTTTGTTATTCCGGCTGTGTTGACTCATAACGTCCCTGATTTGGCTAAAGCTGGAAAAGCGGATAAAATCCCCGAAATAGCATATAAAGCTTGGGATTTTTACCAAAAAGGCAGATACGTAAGTCCCAATACTCCGCCGGAAGCTTTAGATAAGAATGGAAATCAACACTTGAAAAATATGATCAAATATAATGCGGAAATAGGTGTGGCGAGTGCACCTATATGGTATGTATCTTTAGAAGCACCTAACTATCCAAAAGATGCTTTTCCTGAGGGGATTCCAGTTTATTATCATTTTGATGGATTTAGTGGTGACGTACATGAGATGAATACCATAAATCACTTTATAGGCATGGATCCTATGGAGAGAGGAGCGCCGTATCTTAGAGCTATTGCACCTTATGTTTTGGTTCTTTTGGCCTTTTCTTATGTACTGTTTATACTTTATGATTGGAAATGGTTAAATTATATTATGTGGATAGCTGTTGCTTTGCCAGTTATATTTTTAGGTTTTTATGCATATTGGTTATATTGGTTTGGACATCATATGCATGACTGGGGCGCTTTTAAGATAAAACCTTTTATGCCTACAGTCTTTGGGGATGGAAAAGTGGCACAGTTTACGACACATTCATATCCCACTATAGGCTTTTGGCTTCTTTTGGCTATAAGCGTTTTTACGCTTTTGGCGATTTTATCTAAAAATAAATATTTAAAAGCTAAGAAAGTACAATGA
- a CDS encoding nitrous oxide reductase family maturation protein NosD, whose amino-acid sequence MKIAILLMTLFLSLSANQLQKVIDRASAGSKIELPEGVFEGNIVINKPLMIVGQGEKTVIKGRGEGTVIKIRSSNVIIENVTITDSGSRHEDVDAAISIKDAKFCRIKNCIIKNCLFGIDLQNVKNSVIENNYISSKDLTLGLRGDGVRLWYSNDNILRKNRLYKSRDFVIWYSHGNLIEENEGEYGRYSLHFMYAGKNIVRKNVYKHNSVGIFFMYSKDTIAEDNIVISSLGTTGIGIGLKDASNFIIKNNTILYCAKGFYIDRSPFQPDMSNKLIGNKILYNSIGMHFHSLSINNIIEKNVFKGNIENVYDDSGKGITHSVQNHWSLNFWDDYQGFDRDGDGIGDIPYNLYYYADKMWLLNPNVKFFYGSPVISILNFLAKLAPFSEPLKLLTDPKPLMYEGEAL is encoded by the coding sequence ATGAAAATAGCGATTCTGCTGATGACTCTTTTTTTATCACTAAGCGCTAATCAGTTGCAAAAAGTGATAGATAGAGCTTCAGCAGGATCTAAGATAGAGCTGCCAGAAGGCGTTTTTGAAGGAAATATAGTAATAAACAAGCCCTTAATGATTGTTGGTCAGGGTGAGAAAACAGTTATTAAGGGTAGGGGTGAAGGAACTGTTATAAAGATAAGAAGTTCCAATGTGATCATTGAAAACGTAACTATAACAGACAGTGGTTCGAGACATGAAGATGTAGATGCGGCTATATCTATAAAAGATGCCAAATTTTGCAGGATAAAAAACTGCATAATCAAAAACTGTCTTTTTGGTATAGATTTACAAAATGTAAAAAATTCAGTTATCGAAAATAACTATATCTCTTCTAAAGATCTCACTTTAGGATTAAGAGGCGACGGTGTAAGACTTTGGTATAGCAACGATAATATTTTAAGAAAAAATAGACTCTATAAATCTAGAGATTTTGTGATTTGGTATAGTCACGGCAATCTTATAGAAGAGAACGAGGGTGAGTACGGAAGATACTCTTTGCACTTTATGTATGCGGGGAAAAATATAGTAAGAAAAAATGTTTATAAACATAATAGTGTGGGTATTTTTTTTATGTACTCTAAAGATACGATTGCCGAAGATAATATAGTAATAAGTTCGTTGGGAACAACCGGTATAGGGATAGGTCTAAAAGATGCCTCTAACTTTATTATTAAAAACAACACAATACTCTATTGTGCGAAAGGTTTTTATATAGATAGATCACCATTTCAGCCTGATATGAGCAATAAACTGATCGGAAACAAGATTTTATACAACTCAATTGGAATGCACTTTCATTCTTTGAGTATTAATAACATTATCGAAAAAAATGTTTTTAAAGGTAATATTGAAAATGTTTATGATGATTCGGGAAAGGGTATAACCCACTCTGTACAAAATCATTGGAGTTTGAATTTTTGGGACGATTATCAAGGTTTTGATAGAGATGGAGACGGAATAGGCGATATACCTTATAATCTTTACTATTATGCCGATAAGATGTGGCTATTAAATCCAAATGTTAAGTTTTTTTACGGTTCACCTGTTATTTCAATACTAAATTTTTTGGCAAAGTTGGCTCCTTTTTCGGAGCCTTTAAAACTTTTGACCGATCCAAAGCCGTTAATGTATGAAGGGGAGGCGTTATGA
- a CDS encoding 4Fe-4S dicluster domain-containing protein yields MTQEEKKRREFIKKMAGLGVLGLAAAAGIYSAQHLKAEELRLRPPGALEEDQFLALCIKCGQCLQVCPYDSIILEGLDGKAGVGTAYIDPDRRGCYLCKAFPCILACPSGALDHEKADIKFVHMGMAVIVNEKACLALYNKPVPDSAVDAIYEHSLALSKEERREKKIKDEANQSEKRELQVELLKKLEKFRGKDCTICADLCPFHPDPSLAIGMVAKNGGYIPEIREKCVGCGACVELCPTDVLKIVPRATYEEIYDKRG; encoded by the coding sequence ATGACACAAGAAGAGAAAAAAAGAAGAGAATTTATAAAGAAGATGGCTGGTCTTGGTGTATTAGGACTAGCTGCGGCAGCCGGGATCTACTCCGCGCAACATTTAAAAGCAGAAGAGTTAAGACTTAGGCCTCCGGGAGCTTTAGAAGAGGATCAGTTTTTGGCTCTTTGTATAAAGTGTGGTCAATGTTTACAGGTTTGTCCTTATGACTCCATTATTTTGGAAGGCTTAGATGGTAAAGCAGGCGTAGGTACGGCATATATCGATCCTGATAGAAGAGGATGTTACCTTTGTAAAGCTTTTCCTTGTATATTAGCTTGTCCAAGCGGTGCATTGGATCATGAAAAAGCTGATATCAAATTTGTTCATATGGGGATGGCCGTTATAGTAAACGAAAAGGCCTGTTTGGCACTATATAACAAGCCGGTTCCAGATAGTGCTGTTGATGCCATTTATGAGCACTCGTTGGCTTTGAGTAAAGAAGAAAGAAGAGAGAAAAAGATAAAAGATGAAGCAAATCAAAGCGAAAAGAGAGAGCTTCAAGTAGAGTTACTAAAAAAACTTGAAAAGTTTAGAGGTAAAGATTGCACTATATGTGCAGATCTTTGTCCTTTTCATCCAGATCCCTCTTTAGCTATAGGGATGGTTGCCAAAAATGGAGGATATATTCCCGAGATTAGAGAAAAATGTGTCGGTTGTGGCGCTTGTGTGGAGCTCTGCCCTACAGACGTTTTAAAAATTGTTCCTCGAGCTACTTATGAGGAAATTTACGATAAGAGAGGTTAA
- a CDS encoding c-type cytochrome: MRFYGKKSIAILFATAVIFAGCESKDKKEEQKDSVETPKEIKVTEGVVKEQKTESKEVDKGEFYYSYKENEKNEAEIEEEESYTPIDAYRRVRSPYERVQISLLANKLSKDFLVHCSACHDDYANGIIGPSLLDKNETFIYNRLVAYKNRKKANVLMKDLVSKMSDEKLKSLAKEIADFNEKVRKIQAGEKVE, translated from the coding sequence ATGAGGTTTTATGGAAAAAAAAGTATCGCTATTTTATTTGCAACTGCTGTAATTTTTGCAGGTTGTGAAAGTAAAGATAAAAAAGAGGAACAAAAAGATAGTGTTGAAACTCCAAAAGAGATAAAAGTTACAGAGGGCGTAGTAAAAGAGCAAAAAACTGAGAGTAAAGAGGTTGATAAAGGGGAGTTTTACTACTCTTACAAAGAGAATGAGAAAAACGAGGCAGAAATTGAAGAGGAAGAGTCATATACGCCTATAGACGCATATAGAAGAGTTAGATCCCCTTATGAAAGAGTTCAGATATCACTACTTGCAAATAAACTAAGCAAAGATTTTTTAGTTCACTGTTCAGCGTGTCATGATGATTATGCAAACGGGATTATCGGACCATCTTTGCTTGATAAAAATGAGACTTTTATTTATAACAGACTTGTAGCATATAAAAACAGAAAAAAGGCAAACGTATTGATGAAAGATTTGGTTTCTAAAATGAGTGATGAAAAACTTAAATCTTTGGCTAAAGAGATTGCTGATTTTAATGAAAAAGTAAGAAAAATTCAAGCTGGCGAAAAAGTTGAATAA
- a CDS encoding c-type cytochrome codes for MIRHIIALISGALTVAAIVYMAKLDIEAEKLKKIEEIIEKSKLEVPVAKTTQPIQQQQEEEEESEEEKQLKMLKEKAGNMSAFEVSPLYRRNCASCHGVNGNGAVGPKLLGKSKDEILQALKDFKSGKRKNYVMYGLLSNMKEEDLISLAEEISQFDEKLKAAQ; via the coding sequence ATGATAAGACACATAATAGCACTAATATCTGGAGCATTAACAGTTGCGGCGATAGTCTATATGGCTAAATTAGATATAGAGGCGGAGAAACTCAAAAAAATAGAAGAAATAATAGAGAAATCAAAGCTTGAAGTTCCTGTAGCAAAAACTACTCAGCCTATTCAACAGCAGCAAGAAGAAGAGGAGGAGAGTGAAGAAGAGAAGCAGCTTAAGATGCTAAAAGAGAAAGCCGGAAATATGTCGGCCTTTGAAGTGAGTCCTCTATATAGAAGAAACTGTGCTTCTTGTCATGGAGTTAACGGTAATGGAGCTGTTGGTCCTAAACTACTCGGTAAGTCCAAAGATGAGATATTGCAAGCTCTTAAAGATTTTAAATCTGGAAAAAGAAAAAATTATGTTATGTACGGTCTTCTTAGCAACATGAAAGAAGAAGATCTTATAAGTTTAGCCGAAGAGATTTCTCAATTTGACGAAAAATTAAAAGCTGCACAATAA
- a CDS encoding NapH/MauN family ferredoxin-type protein, whose product MDRYNWSTKELVNAPLLSTLYYKTKDGKIKPTWRFWRWLSVILINLAFFLSFYFDIQFLEGTLTGSRLLGFHLIDPFVTLEILAAEHHIHTNIIIGTLTIIGFYFIVGGKAFCGWVCPYGLLSEIGERIHQILVNKRIIKERSFNPRVRYLFWVIFLAAAAIDGYLVFEMINPVGIISRFIVYGWSLAIVWVLVILSIEIFFSRRAWCKYMCPIGTTYSFIGWISPMKVQWDMEKCDHCMACFAACPEDHVLEFAKAKYDEERKKKGITKEFVKDGDCIMCARCFDVCHTDAYNFEFRMKNII is encoded by the coding sequence ATGGATAGATATAACTGGAGTACAAAAGAGCTAGTAAACGCACCTTTGCTCTCTACGCTCTATTATAAGACAAAAGATGGAAAAATAAAGCCAACATGGAGATTTTGGAGGTGGCTTAGTGTTATATTAATAAATTTGGCCTTTTTCCTATCTTTTTATTTTGATATTCAGTTTTTAGAAGGAACATTAACCGGTTCTAGACTTCTTGGGTTTCATTTGATCGATCCTTTTGTAACCCTTGAGATATTGGCTGCTGAGCACCATATTCATACTAATATAATAATCGGTACTTTAACGATTATAGGGTTCTATTTTATTGTTGGAGGAAAGGCTTTTTGTGGATGGGTCTGTCCTTATGGTCTTTTGAGTGAGATAGGAGAGAGGATCCACCAAATACTAGTAAACAAACGTATAATTAAAGAGAGAAGTTTCAACCCTAGAGTTAGATATCTTTTTTGGGTTATATTTTTAGCGGCTGCCGCAATAGATGGTTATCTAGTATTTGAGATGATAAATCCAGTAGGGATAATAAGTAGATTTATAGTTTACGGCTGGAGTCTAGCTATAGTTTGGGTACTTGTGATTTTATCGATAGAGATATTTTTTTCAAGGCGTGCTTGGTGTAAATATATGTGTCCTATAGGAACTACATACAGTTTTATTGGGTGGATAAGCCCTATGAAAGTACAGTGGGATATGGAAAAATGCGATCACTGTATGGCTTGCTTTGCCGCTTGTCCAGAAGATCATGTTTTAGAATTCGCTAAAGCTAAATATGACGAAGAGAGAAAGAAAAAAGGGATAACTAAAGAGTTTGTTAAAGATGGTGATTGTATAATGTGTGCAAGATGTTTTGACGTATGCCATACCGATGCTTATAACTTTGAATTTAGGATGAAGAATATTATATGA
- a CDS encoding ABC transporter ATP-binding protein, whose amino-acid sequence MIEVKNAVKSFMGVKVLDNVSLKIDQGDKIALMGPNGAGKTTLVRSILGFYHLDSGNIEVNGFSPYKNRTKVLENISFIPQTPPPIKLNIEELLEYVSKSSKVSPQTIEEEARKMDLNIKKNLKKPFFKLSGGMKQKLLIAIAIAKNTDILIFDEPTANLDPKAREKFYNLLKELDKKTSAIYITHRIEEIEGLVNRKIYMDLGKIVEDEKIVN is encoded by the coding sequence ATGATAGAAGTTAAAAATGCCGTTAAAAGCTTTATGGGGGTAAAAGTTTTAGATAATGTCTCGTTAAAAATAGACCAGGGAGACAAAATAGCTTTAATGGGGCCTAATGGTGCTGGAAAAACAACTCTTGTAAGATCCATTTTGGGTTTTTATCATCTTGATAGTGGCAATATAGAAGTAAATGGTTTTAGTCCCTACAAAAATAGAACAAAAGTTTTAGAAAATATAAGTTTCATTCCCCAAACTCCTCCTCCTATAAAGTTAAATATTGAAGAGCTTTTAGAATATGTCTCTAAAAGCTCAAAAGTGAGTCCTCAAACGATAGAAGAAGAGGCTCGTAAAATGGATCTGAACATAAAAAAGAATCTAAAAAAGCCTTTTTTTAAACTAAGCGGCGGTATGAAGCAAAAGCTCCTTATCGCCATAGCTATAGCCAAAAATACCGATATTCTCATTTTTGATGAACCAACAGCCAATTTGGATCCAAAAGCAAGAGAGAAATTTTATAATCTATTGAAAGAACTTGATAAAAAAACTTCCGCTATATATATAACACACAGAATAGAAGAGATAGAGGGGTTAGTAAACAGAAAAATATATATGGATTTAGGAAAAATAGTAGAAGATGAAAAGATTGTAAATTAG
- a CDS encoding nitrous oxide reductase accessory protein NosL encodes MRLKKIFFFNLLIIFTLFLTGCEKKDYTKEPPKLHWDRDMCERCKMAISDRKFAVEAIGEDGKVYRFDDIGCLILWQNKEHPEIRFKKIWIKDAKSGKWIDAKKAKYTTDSITPMGYGFAAFNENEKPENKEIIDYEEVKRRVIKIGR; translated from the coding sequence ATGAGGCTGAAAAAGATATTTTTTTTTAATCTATTGATAATTTTCACTCTTTTTTTAACTGGTTGCGAAAAGAAAGATTATACCAAAGAGCCTCCTAAGCTGCACTGGGATAGAGATATGTGTGAACGATGTAAGATGGCTATAAGCGATAGAAAGTTTGCCGTGGAGGCTATAGGAGAAGATGGAAAAGTTTACAGATTTGATGATATAGGATGTTTGATACTTTGGCAAAATAAGGAACATCCTGAGATAAGATTTAAAAAAATCTGGATAAAAGACGCAAAAAGTGGAAAATGGATTGATGCTAAAAAAGCAAAATATACAACTGATAGTATCACCCCTATGGGTTATGGTTTTGCGGCATTTAATGAGAATGAAAAACCAGAAAATAAAGAGATTATAGATTATGAAGAAGTAAAAAGAAGAGTTATAAAGATAGGAAGATGA
- a CDS encoding ABC transporter permease, with the protein MKNLFLIAKLDIRESMRSKWFFVYLLVFGGLMALFFVTGITDSVVMGFTGLSRLLLVYMQVTIVILPIFILITTVKSISGDRESAILEYMLSFAVSLRDYYWGKMLGRFFIVFFPIILALVLGVMWGVFKGGELPWKMLFIYSALLFSMCAVFLGIAFFISTVVKSHDVALGASFVVWIILLAFLDIALIGLMLQNRWNDEFIISLALFNPMEVFRVGAISLFDPELTVMGPVAYFLLDTFGHKLFITYSILYPLGLGVIFAYLGYLYFIKKDLL; encoded by the coding sequence ATGAAAAATCTTTTTTTGATTGCAAAACTGGATATTAGAGAATCGATGAGGTCTAAATGGTTTTTTGTCTATCTTCTTGTCTTTGGCGGATTGATGGCACTTTTTTTCGTAACAGGAATTACTGATTCAGTCGTAATGGGTTTTACAGGTCTTAGTAGGCTTCTTTTAGTATATATGCAAGTAACTATAGTTATACTTCCTATTTTTATACTAATCACAACGGTAAAATCGATTTCTGGAGATAGAGAGAGTGCGATTTTAGAGTATATGCTATCTTTTGCTGTTTCGCTTAGAGATTATTACTGGGGTAAGATGTTGGGCCGTTTTTTTATAGTTTTTTTTCCGATAATCTTAGCTCTAGTTTTAGGTGTGATGTGGGGAGTTTTCAAAGGCGGTGAACTTCCTTGGAAGATGCTATTTATCTATAGTGCGCTTTTGTTTTCTATGTGTGCGGTATTTTTAGGGATAGCTTTTTTTATATCTACTGTGGTAAAATCACACGATGTAGCTTTAGGAGCCTCTTTTGTAGTTTGGATAATACTGCTTGCTTTTTTAGATATCGCTTTAATAGGACTTATGCTTCAAAACAGATGGAACGATGAGTTTATCATATCTTTAGCTCTTTTTAATCCTATGGAGGTTTTCAGAGTCGGAGCCATATCTTTGTTCGATCCTGAACTTACGGTTATGGGACCTGTAGCATACTTTTTACTTGATACTTTCGGTCATAAACTCTTTATTACTTATTCTATACTTTATCCTCTTGGTTTGGGAGTGATTTTTGCTTATTTAGGATATCTCTATTTTATAAAAAAAGATCTGCTTTAG
- a CDS encoding nitrous oxide reductase accessory protein NosL, with the protein MRKLFLLSVIALFTFASPQKDPNKDKEIVPPKNLDPVYMLDVTKYPKFNAKIILSSDKEVVFSCPKAMFDFYFRPFDYPEYKVKEEKDFKKLLVKDYLTGEWIDAKKAYYIFGSRLSGPKGDDLIPLKSKDHVNIYMLKYGGSRVLTFPDIKQRGYALIKYLDMP; encoded by the coding sequence ATGAGAAAACTGTTTTTATTGAGTGTAATTGCTCTATTTACTTTTGCATCGCCTCAAAAAGACCCTAACAAAGACAAAGAAATTGTGCCGCCAAAAAATTTAGATCCAGTCTATATGCTTGATGTAACAAAATATCCGAAATTTAATGCAAAAATCATTCTAAGCAGCGATAAAGAGGTGGTTTTTAGCTGTCCTAAAGCGATGTTTGATTTCTACTTTAGACCTTTTGACTATCCTGAATATAAAGTTAAAGAGGAGAAGGATTTTAAGAAACTTTTAGTAAAAGATTATTTAACTGGAGAGTGGATAGATGCAAAAAAAGCTTATTATATTTTTGGTAGCAGACTATCCGGACCTAAAGGAGATGATCTCATTCCACTAAAAAGCAAAGATCACGTTAATATCTATATGCTCAAATACGGTGGAAGCAGAGTTTTGACTTTTCCCGATATAAAACAGAGAGGATATGCGCTTATAAAATATTTAGATATGCCTTAA
- a CDS encoding integrase core domain-containing protein: protein MKLRTLVYTVIIGEWINFYNQKRKHSALQYQTPAEVFRLVA from the coding sequence GTGAAATTGCGAACTTTAGTGTACACTGTCATTATTGGAGAATGGATCAATTTTTACAATCAAAAACGAAAGCATTCAGCGCTGCAGTACCAAACGCCTGCAGAAGTGTTTCGTTTAGTAGCTTAG